One window of Triticum dicoccoides isolate Atlit2015 ecotype Zavitan chromosome 5A, WEW_v2.0, whole genome shotgun sequence genomic DNA carries:
- the LOC119303695 gene encoding 40S ribosomal protein S2-3-like isoform X1: MADRGGERGVGERGGDRGGFGRGFGRGGRGDRGGRRGGRRGPRQEEEKWVPVTKLGRLVKEGRFTKMEEIYLHSLPVKEHQIVETLCPGLKDEVMKITPVQKQTRAGQRTRFKAFVVVGDSNGHVGLGVKCAKEVATAIRGAIILAKLSIVPVRRGYWGNKIGLPHTVPCKVTGKCGSVTVRMVPAPRGSGIVAARVPKKVLQFAGIDDVFTSSRGSTKTLGNFVKATFDCLMKTYGFLTPDFWRETTFTKAPYQEFTDILAKPTKALMLDAPAEKIEA; the protein is encoded by the exons ATGGCGGACCGCGGCGGCGAGCGTGGTGTCGGTGAGCGCGGCGGCGACCGCGGCGGCTTCGGGCGCGGCTTCGGTCGCGGCGGGCGCGGGGACCGTGGCGGGCGCCGCGGCGGCCgccgtggccctcgccaggaggAGGAGAAGTGGGTGCCCGTCACCAAGCTCGGCCGCCTCGTCAAGGAGGGCCGCTTCACCAAGATGGAGGAGATCTACCTACACTCGCTCCCCGTCAAGGAGCACCAGATCGTGGAGACGCTCTGCCCGGGGCTCAAGGACGAGGTGATGAAGATCACCCCGGTGCAGAAGCAGACCCGCGCCGGGCAGCGCACCCGCTTCAAGGCCTTCGTCGTCGTCGGCGACAGCAACGGCCACGTCGGCCTCGGCGTCAAGTGCGCCAAGGAGGTGGCCACGgccatccgcggcgccatcatcctCGCCAAGCTCTCGATCGTGCCCGTCAGGAGGGGCTACTGGGGGAACAAGATCGGCCTGCCCCACACCGTGCCCTGCAAGGTCACCGGCAAGTGCGGCTCCGTCACCGTGCGCATGGTGCCCGCCCCCAGGGGTTCCGGAATCGTCGCCGCccgcgtccccaagaaggtgctgcaGTTCGCCGGGATCGATGATGTCTTCACTTCCTCGCGTGGATCCACCAAGACCCTTGGCAACTTCGTCAAG GCTACCTTTGACTGCCTGATGAAGACCTATGGATTCCTCACTCCTGACTTCTGGAGGGAGACAACCTTCACCAAGGCGCCGTACCAGGAGTTCACCGACATCTTGGCGAAGCCGACCAAGGCCCTGATGCTTGATGCACCAGCTGAGAAGATAGAAGCTTAG
- the LOC119303695 gene encoding 40S ribosomal protein S2-3-like isoform X2 has product MADRGGERGVGERGGDRGGFGRGFGRGGRGDRGGRRGGRRGPRQEEEKWVPVTKLGRLVKEGRFTKMEEIYLHSLPVKEHQIVETLCPGLKDEVMKITPVQKQTRAGQRTRFKAFVVVGDSNGHVGLGVKCAKEVATAIRGAIILAKLSIVPVRRGYWGNKIGLPHTVPCKVTGKCGSVTVRMVPAPRGSGIVAARVPKKVLQFAGIDDVFTSSRGSTKTLGNFVKATFDCLMKTYGFLTPDFWRETTFTKAPYQEFTDILVKPTKALMLDAPVEKIEA; this is encoded by the exons ATGGCGGACCGCGGCGGCGAGCGTGGTGTCGGTGAGCGCGGCGGCGACCGCGGCGGCTTCGGGCGCGGCTTCGGTCGCGGCGGGCGCGGGGACCGTGGCGGGCGCCGCGGCGGCCgccgtggccctcgccaggaggAGGAGAAGTGGGTGCCCGTCACCAAGCTCGGCCGCCTCGTCAAGGAGGGCCGCTTCACCAAGATGGAGGAGATCTACCTACACTCGCTCCCCGTCAAGGAGCACCAGATCGTGGAGACGCTCTGCCCGGGGCTCAAGGACGAGGTGATGAAGATCACCCCGGTGCAGAAGCAGACCCGCGCCGGGCAGCGCACCCGCTTCAAGGCCTTCGTCGTCGTCGGCGACAGCAACGGCCACGTCGGCCTCGGCGTCAAGTGCGCCAAGGAGGTGGCCACGgccatccgcggcgccatcatcctCGCCAAGCTCTCGATCGTGCCCGTCAGGAGGGGCTACTGGGGGAACAAGATCGGCCTGCCCCACACCGTGCCCTGCAAGGTCACCGGCAAGTGCGGCTCCGTCACCGTGCGCATGGTGCCCGCCCCCAGGGGTTCCGGAATCGTCGCCGCccgcgtccccaagaaggtgctgcaGTTCGCCGGGATCGATGATGTCTTCACTTCCTCGCGTGGATCCACCAAGACCCTTGGCAACTTCGTCAAG GCTACCTTTGACTGCCTGATGAAGACCTATGGATTCCTCACCCCTGACTTCTGGAGGGAGACAACCTTCACCAAGGCGCCATACCAGGAGTTCACCGACATCTTGGTGAAGCCGACCAAGGCCCTGATGCTTGATGCACCAGTCGAGAAGATAGAAGCTTAG